One region of Oryza glaberrima chromosome 7, OglaRS2, whole genome shotgun sequence genomic DNA includes:
- the LOC127778754 gene encoding probable histone H2A.1, with protein MAGRGKAIGAGAAKKATSRSSKAGLQFPVGRIARFLKAGKYAERVGAGAPVYLAAVLEYLAAEVLELAGNAARDNKKTRIVPRHIQLAVRNDEELTKLLGGATIASGGVMPNIHQHLLPKKAGSSKASTVDDDDN; from the exons ATGGCGGGCCGTGGGAAGGCGAtcggcgcgggggcggcgaaGAAGGCGACGTCGAGGAGCTCCAAGGCCGGGCTGCAGTTCCCCGTGGGCAGGATCGCCAGGTTCCTCAAGGCCGGGAAGTACGCCGAGCGCGTCGGCGCCGGGGCCCCCgtctacctcgccgccgtcctcgagtACCTCGCCGCTGAG gtgctcgagctcgccgggAACGCGGCGAGGGACAACAAGAAGACCCGCATCGTGCCGCGCCACATCCAGCTCGCGGTGCGCAACGACGAGGAGCTGACCAAGCTGCTCGGCGGCGCCACCATCGCCAGCGGCGGCGTGATGCCCAACATCCACCAGCACCTCCTCCCCAAGAAGGCCGGGTCATCCAAGGCATccaccgtcgacgacgacgacaactaG
- the LOC127778755 gene encoding probable histone H2A.2, whose amino-acid sequence MAGRGKAIGSGAAKKAMSRSSKAGLQFPVGRIARFLKAGKYAERVGAGAPVYLAAVLEYLAAEVLELAGNAARDNKKTRIVPRHIQLAVRNDEELSRLLGTVTIASGGVMPNIHNLLLPKKAGGSAKAAAGDDDN is encoded by the exons ATGGCCGGGAGAGGGAAGGCGATCGGCTCGGGCGCCGCCAAGAAGGCCATGTCGCGGAGCTCCAAGGCCGGGCTCCAGTTCCCCGTGGGCAGGATCGCCCGGTTCTTGAAGGCCGGCAAGTACGCCGAGagggtcggcgccggcgcccccgtctacctcgccgccgtcctcgagtACCTCGCCGCTGAG GTTCTTGAGCTCGCCGGGAACGCGGCGAGGGACAACAAGAAGACCCGCATAGTGCCTCGCCACATCCAGCTCGCCGTCCGCAACGACGAGGAGCTATCCCGCCTGCTCGGCACGGTCACCATCGCCAGCGGAGGCGTCATGCCCAACATCCACAACCTGCTCCTCCCCAAGAaggccggcggcagcgccaaggcggcggccggcgacgatgaCAACTAG
- the LOC127778753 gene encoding LOW QUALITY PROTEIN: formin-like protein 11 (The sequence of the model RefSeq protein was modified relative to this genomic sequence to represent the inferred CDS: inserted 1 base in 1 codon; substituted 1 base at 1 genomic stop codon) has product MMRHCRREWLLALCLISVQLIIPTGCEGVLIAASDMSPPALTPPLINQVDQLNMHGSSVDWTRELEDVRRHFNYNHVLAILRRMSGQDIKDTSPDIDGGTSVLSLERRDTILNCLSKQNFMSIAGQDGLKILSADYIKALIASLRTDLAQESSTTKSIPEQAGKPVPGKTSTPKPVNKPTDSASSPPDRSYKSAPTEKENPPTKSVAGKKKDSSGMPNAFIGLSIAGIALMAHLCLCCLMCHGTSSSDLRDDKPLLTLNPSNLSASSKSSQGNPIDVNKLGVVSLKSEAGQNGDVKLISKEGTNNVNVVHPVSSVSESTLMPPPVMPPPEGANNVNMVHPEGANNMNVVHPEGTNNVNMVHPEGANNVNVNMVHPVGSLSESTPMQPPVMPPPIPKLLSPPAPQAPMPPLKASPVPPPEPSPPPAPKAAPPPPPPKSTGPGPPRPPPPAMPGSSKTRPPPPLKPGAXVGAVENSNEAKTKLKPFFWDKVTANPAQSMVWDHLKSGSFQFNEQLMENLFGYNSTDKSSDTKKDLSSKDAAQLIRILDPKKAQNLAISLRVLGVSPQEVCSAVKEGSELPSDLIQTLIRWSPSNDEELRLRLYTGELFQLGPAEQFLRVIIDIPYIFQRLDALLFMANLPEEASNVKQSFATLEVACQELRNSRLFMKLLEAVLKTGNRMNVGTFRGGAQAFRLDTLLKLSDVKGTDGKTTLLHFVVQEXRSEGVRAERAAKEQNNGVSSVKTDDLSDKSEQTEDGYKQLGLKVVSSLGDELQDVRKAAILDADQLTMSVASLGHKLVKTNEFLNMDMKSLDEDSGFHRKLTHFVQQSQTDITFLLEEEKKIRLLVKDTVDYFHGSAGKDEGLRLFVIVRDFLAMLDKVCKEVKEASQVAPVEAKAKQPSQSLQLFRDPRVNLFPAIQHLRADSSSSSSDDES; this is encoded by the exons AACATGCATGGGTCAAGTGTGGATTGGACAAGAGAACTTGAAGATGTTAGACGCCACTTCAACTACAACCATGTATTGGCAATTCTCCGTAGAATGTCTGGGCAAGACATTAAGGACACCTCTCCTGACATTGATGGAGGGACCAGTGTATTATCACTAGAAAGGAGGGACACTATACTGAACTGTTTAAGCAAGCAGAATTTCATGAGTATCGCTGGACAGGATGGTTTAAAAATCTTGTCCGCTGATTATATCAAAGCACTTATTGCCTCACTTAGAACAGACCTTGCTCAGGAATCTTCAACTACAAAGTCAATACCTGAACAAGCAGGAAAACCTGTCCCAGGGAAAACTTCTACACCAAAACCTGTAAACAAACCAACCGACAGTGCATCATCTCCACCAGATCGTTCATATAAATCAGCTCCTACAGAAAAGGAAAACCCTCCTACTAAATCAGTAGCGGGAAAGAAAAAGGACAGCAGTGGCATGCCAAATGCTTTCATTGGTTTGTCCATTGCTGGCATAGCTCTTATGGCTCATCTCTGTTTGTGCTGCTTGATGTGCCATGGGACTTCCTCATCTGACTTGAGGGATGATAAACCACTTCTGACTCTAAATCCGAGCAACTTGTCCG CTTCTTCTAAATCGTCCCAAGGAAATCCAATTGATGTCAATAAGCTTGGGGTAGTGTCGTTGAAATCAGAGGCTGGTCAAAATGGAGATGTGAAACTAATTTCGAAGGAAGGCACAAACAATGTGAATGTGGTGCACCCAGTGAGTTCTGTGTCAGAATCAACATTGATGCCACCTCCTGTGATGCCACCTCCGGAAGGTGCAAACAATGTGAATATGGTGCACCCGGAAGGTGCAAACAACATGAATGTGGTGCACCCGGAAGGCACAAACAACGTGAATATGGTGCACCCAGAAGGCGCAAACAACGTGAATGTGAATATGGTGCACCCAGTGGGTTCTCTGTCAGAATCAACACCAATGCAGCCTCCTGTGATGCCACCTCCAATTCCGAAGCTTCTTTCTCCACCAGCACCCCAAGCTCCCATGCCACCATTAAAGGCTTCTCCTGTTCCTCCCCCAGAACCTTCACCACCTCCTGCTCCAAAAGCtgcacctccaccgccaccaccaaaATCTACTGGCCCTGGCCCAcctcgcccgccaccgccagccATGCCTGGTTCTTCGAAAACACGCCCACCGCCACCTCTTAAGCCAGGCGCTTAGGTGGGTGctgttgaaaattctaatgaAGCTAAAACAAAGCTCAAACCATTCTTTTGGGATAAAGTAACTGCCAATCCTGCACAATCGATGGTGTGGGACCACCTTAAATCAGGATCATTCCA GTTTAATGAGCAGTTGATGGAAAACCTTTTTGGTTATAATTCAACTGACAAGAGCAGTGACACCAAGAAAGATTTATCATCGAAAGATGCCGCTCAACTCATAAGGATACTTGACCCCAAAAAGGCGCAGAACCTAGCTATATCATTGAGGGTGCTTGGTGTTTCACCTCAGGAAGTATGTAGTGCAGTTAAGGAAG GAAGTGAACTTCCATCTGATTTGATACAGACCTTAATAAGATGGTCCCCAAGTAATGATGAGGAGCTCAGGCTTCGATTATACACTGGGGAACTCTTTCAACTTGGTCCTGCAGAGCAATTCTTAAGAGTAATCATAGATATTCCTTATATTTTCCAGCGCTTAGATGCATTGCTTTTCATGGCCAATTTACCAGAAGAAGCTTCAAATGTGAAGCAATCCTTTGCCACTTTGGAG GTGGCTTGCCAGGAGCTTAGAAACAGCCGTCTTTTTATGAAGTTACTAGAAGCTGTCCTCAAAACCGGAAATCGGATGAATGTTGGCACTTTCCGTGGTGGAGCTCAGGCTTTTAGACTCGACACGCTCCTCAAGTTGTCTGATGTCAAAGGAACTGACGGAAAGACAACACTATTGCATTTTGTTGTTCAGG ATCGTTCCGAAGGTGTCCGTGCTGAACGGGCTGCAAAGGAGCAGAACAATGGCGTTTCCAGTGTGAAGACTGATGATCTAAGTGACAAAAGTGAGCAAACTGAAGACGGTTACAAACAACTGGGGCTGAAAGTTGTCTCCAGCTTAGGAGATGAACTTCAAGATGTTAGAAAGGCAGCTATCCTAGACGCGGATCAATTGACTATGTCGGTAGCAAGTCTTGGCCACAAGCTCGTGAAAACCAATGAATTCTTGAACATGGACATGAAAAGTTTGGACGAAGACAGTGGGTTTCATCGCAAGCTTACGCACTTCGTACAGCAGTCTCAGACTGATATTACTTTCTTgctggaggaagagaagaaaatacGGTTATTGGTTAAAGACACCGTTGACTATTTCCATGGAAGTGCAGGAAAGGATGAGGGCCTCCGGTTATTTGTGATAGTAAGAGATTTCCTTGCAATGCTGGACAAGGTGTGCAAGGAGGTGAAGGAAGCATCACAAGTTGCTCCAGTAGAAGCAAAAGCCAAACAGCCCTCCCAATCATTGCAGTTATTCCGTGATCCACGGGTTAATCTTTTTCCGGCGATTCAACACCTGAGGGCAGATAGCTCTAGCTCAAGTTCTGATGATGAAAGTTAG